A DNA window from Sphingomonas profundi contains the following coding sequences:
- a CDS encoding SDR family NAD(P)-dependent oxidoreductase — MSGPLLDGKVAIVTGGGSGMGRAVALGFAKEGARVVLCGRREDEGGETERLIREAGGEGLFVRADVSQAADVEALVATAVERFGRLDVAFNNAGAFHGFGPLADLSEEDFERSMAANIRSMFLCLKYEIAQMMRQGGGGSIVNNASAQSHLALGLSAHYTAAKHAILGYTRAAAVDYARHGIRVNAISPGIVLTPMMAGFDPAAPQNATLMSRMPAGRVATPEEIVGTVVFMASDMSPYMHGAAISLDGGWTAH; from the coding sequence ATGAGCGGGCCGCTGCTGGACGGCAAGGTCGCCATCGTGACGGGCGGCGGCAGCGGCATGGGCCGCGCCGTGGCGCTGGGCTTCGCCAAGGAGGGCGCCCGCGTGGTGCTCTGCGGCCGTCGCGAGGACGAGGGCGGCGAGACCGAGCGCCTGATCCGCGAGGCCGGCGGCGAGGGGCTGTTCGTGCGCGCCGACGTGTCGCAGGCGGCCGATGTCGAGGCGCTGGTCGCCACGGCGGTGGAACGGTTCGGCCGGCTGGACGTGGCGTTCAACAATGCCGGCGCCTTCCACGGCTTCGGCCCGCTCGCCGACCTCTCGGAGGAGGATTTCGAGCGGAGCATGGCGGCCAACATCCGCAGCATGTTCCTGTGCCTGAAATATGAGATCGCGCAGATGATGCGGCAGGGCGGTGGCGGATCGATCGTCAACAACGCCTCCGCGCAGAGCCACCTCGCGCTGGGCCTGTCCGCCCACTATACGGCCGCCAAGCACGCGATCCTGGGCTATACGCGCGCGGCGGCGGTGGATTATGCGCGGCACGGCATCCGCGTGAACGCCATCTCTCCCGGCATCGTGCTGACGCCGATGATGGCCGGCTTCGATCCCGCCGCGCCCCAGAATGCGACGCTGATGAGCCGCATGCCGGCCGGCCGCGTGGCGACGCCGGAGGAGATCGTCGGCACGGTGGTGTTCATGGCATCGGACATGTCGCCCTACATGCACGGCGCCGCGATCAGCCTGGACGGCGGCTGGACGGCGCACTGA
- a CDS encoding TetR/AcrR family transcriptional regulator produces MPLIVDHDERRSLIAGVVRRMVAAGGLEAVTVRAVAREAGFSSTIVSHYFRDKRDLMAFTYGTIRSRAIAMIEAAFADGADLQSCFETLLPINPANLADWQAWFGFWGKATADAGLAAERIAGTEGTRGLFLRILERAQAGGELPDHLDLAFHADRLQMFVNGLASFVVMQPAAWPPAKQRAMLATELDVMKRAWPRMAEAPARRRRAEG; encoded by the coding sequence ATGCCGCTGATCGTCGACCATGATGAACGCCGCAGCCTGATCGCGGGCGTGGTGCGGCGCATGGTGGCGGCCGGCGGGCTGGAGGCGGTGACGGTGCGCGCGGTGGCGCGGGAGGCGGGCTTCAGCTCGACCATCGTCTCGCATTACTTCCGCGACAAGCGCGATCTGATGGCCTTCACCTACGGCACGATCCGCAGCCGGGCGATCGCCATGATCGAGGCCGCCTTCGCCGACGGCGCCGATCTGCAGAGCTGCTTCGAGACGCTGCTGCCGATCAACCCGGCCAATCTGGCGGACTGGCAGGCCTGGTTCGGCTTCTGGGGCAAGGCGACGGCGGATGCCGGCCTGGCCGCCGAGCGGATCGCCGGCACGGAAGGCACGCGCGGCCTGTTCCTGCGCATCCTGGAGCGCGCGCAGGCCGGCGGCGAGCTGCCCGACCATCTCGATCTCGCCTTCCACGCCGATCGGCTGCAGATGTTCGTCAACGGGCTGGCGAGCTTCGTGGTGATGCAGCCGGCGGCGTGGCCGCCGGCCAAGCAGCGCGCGATGCTGGCGACCGAGCTAGACGTGATGAAGCGGGCGTGGCCGCGCATGGCGGAGGCACCTGCCCGCCGCCGGCGCGCCGAGGGCTGA
- a CDS encoding VOC family protein, whose amino-acid sequence MIHGIHHVAIHTADLDRLAAFYRAAFGFVPATDEIRWANEPAIDGAIGVPGSAARALMLRAGTCHVELFEYAAPPPREGAPLRPNDRGYTHFCVDVSDIAAEYDRLAALGMRFAQDRPADFGQIKAVYGYDPDGNVIEIQEVAADHDFALGRLTALDTTAA is encoded by the coding sequence ATGATCCACGGTATCCACCACGTCGCGATCCACACCGCCGATCTCGACCGGCTGGCCGCCTTCTACCGGGCCGCCTTCGGCTTCGTGCCGGCCACGGACGAGATCCGCTGGGCGAACGAACCCGCGATCGACGGCGCCATCGGCGTGCCGGGCTCCGCCGCGCGGGCGCTGATGCTGCGCGCCGGCACCTGCCATGTCGAGCTGTTCGAATATGCCGCCCCGCCGCCGCGCGAGGGCGCGCCGCTGCGCCCCAATGATCGCGGCTACACCCACTTCTGCGTCGACGTGAGCGACATCGCCGCGGAATATGACCGGCTGGCCGCGCTCGGCATGCGCTTCGCGCAGGATCGGCCGGCCGATTTCGGGCAGATCAAGGCCGTCTACGGCTACGATCCGGACGGCAACGTGATCGAGATACAGGAGGTCGCGGCCGATCATGATTTCGCCCTTGGCCGGCTGACGGCGCTCGACACGACGGCGGCCTGA
- a CDS encoding SDR family NAD(P)-dependent oxidoreductase translates to MEARTLDGKVAIVTGAGRGIGRGMALALAREGAKVVVASRTRSTVDAVADEIRAEGGEAIGVACDVGQRDQVYACVQQAVDTYGTVHIMISNAQGFGTEAAPRASTVFMAVEDTDEDEWEYTFRTGATASLWFMKAVFPHMKAQKYGKIINFASSSGQIGFEGNTCYNATKEAIRAISRTAAREWGQHGINVNIINPALETRAFDAWKTARPDFVEALKEKIPMRRLGDPERDAGPLAVFLSGPGSDYITGSTFMLEGGMHTLP, encoded by the coding sequence ATGGAGGCGAGGACTCTCGACGGCAAGGTGGCTATCGTCACCGGCGCCGGGCGCGGCATCGGCCGCGGCATGGCGCTGGCGCTGGCGCGGGAGGGGGCGAAGGTGGTCGTCGCCTCGCGCACGCGCTCCACGGTGGACGCGGTGGCGGACGAGATCCGCGCCGAGGGCGGCGAGGCGATCGGCGTGGCCTGCGACGTCGGCCAGCGCGACCAGGTCTATGCGTGCGTGCAGCAGGCGGTGGACACCTACGGCACCGTGCACATCATGATCAGCAACGCGCAGGGCTTCGGCACGGAGGCCGCGCCGCGCGCCTCCACCGTGTTCATGGCGGTGGAGGATACCGACGAGGACGAGTGGGAATATACGTTCCGCACCGGCGCCACCGCCTCCCTGTGGTTCATGAAGGCGGTGTTCCCGCACATGAAGGCGCAGAAATACGGCAAGATCATCAACTTCGCCTCAAGCTCCGGCCAGATCGGTTTTGAGGGCAACACCTGCTACAACGCCACCAAGGAGGCGATCCGCGCGATATCGCGCACCGCCGCGCGCGAGTGGGGGCAGCACGGCATCAACGTGAACATCATCAACCCGGCGCTGGAGACGCGCGCGTTCGACGCGTGGAAGACGGCGCGGCCGGACTTCGTGGAGGCGCTGAAGGAGAAGATCCCGATGCGCCGCCTTGGCGATCCGGAGCGGGATGCCGGGCCGCTGGCCGTGTTCCTGTCCGGGCCGGGCTCCGACTACATCACCGGCTCCACCTTCATGCTCGAAGGCGGCATGCACACGCTGCCCTGA
- a CDS encoding N-acyl-D-amino-acid deacylase family protein has product MYDLVIRGGTVIDGTGAPGFRADVAVAGDRIAAIGTLDAPAAREIDATGLLVTPGWVDIHTHYDGQATWDMLLDPSFSSGVTTAILGNCGVGFAPVRPGSEDRLIELMDGVEEIPGSALSAGLAWNWESFPDFLDVLDSRPRSFDIGALLPHGPLRLYVLGDKVGTDTPADAAEVAEIARLADEAMAAGAFGLSSSRTPVHRTSRGAMTPDYDADEAELTALAEVVARRGGIMEFAPEGLVGEDLDGLKREMALYDRMVARTGVNVHMLVLQPNLYPDYWREQLDWAERITASGKARAFAQVSGRSIGALLSFFGTHPFMERPGFRAVKALPRDAWLDALARPEVKAGILAETDPEGSFGAFLNAHWNRCYDLGEEGDYEPDESRNIVALAAARGTTVQSAAYDMMLETSRHPRLLLAINNYDDSGLEHLRALMERPGAVLGASDAGAHVMTICDGSMNSFMLIHWGRDRRRGPTLPVETIVRMMTSDTAGSIGIGDRGRIAVGLRADLNVIDFERLALSPPAVVDDLPTGASRLLQQVSGYRATIVAGQVTREHDRPTGAMPGRLLRRQ; this is encoded by the coding sequence ATGTACGATCTCGTCATCCGCGGCGGCACCGTGATCGACGGCACCGGCGCGCCCGGCTTCCGCGCCGACGTGGCGGTGGCGGGCGATCGCATCGCCGCGATCGGCACGCTGGACGCGCCCGCCGCGCGCGAGATCGACGCCACCGGCCTGCTGGTGACGCCCGGCTGGGTGGACATCCACACCCATTATGACGGCCAGGCGACGTGGGACATGCTGCTCGACCCGTCGTTCAGCTCCGGCGTGACGACCGCGATCCTCGGCAATTGCGGCGTCGGCTTCGCCCCCGTCCGCCCCGGCAGCGAGGATCGGCTGATCGAGCTGATGGACGGCGTGGAGGAGATACCGGGGTCGGCGCTCAGCGCCGGCCTCGCCTGGAACTGGGAGAGTTTCCCCGATTTCCTCGACGTGCTGGACAGCCGGCCGCGCAGCTTCGACATCGGCGCGCTGCTGCCGCACGGCCCGCTGCGGCTCTACGTGCTCGGCGACAAGGTGGGCACCGACACGCCGGCCGACGCCGCCGAGGTGGCGGAGATTGCGCGGCTGGCGGACGAGGCGATGGCCGCCGGCGCGTTCGGCCTCTCAAGCTCGCGCACGCCCGTGCACCGCACCTCGCGCGGCGCGATGACGCCCGACTATGACGCCGACGAGGCCGAGCTGACGGCGCTGGCCGAGGTGGTCGCGCGGCGCGGCGGCATCATGGAGTTCGCCCCCGAGGGCCTCGTCGGCGAGGATCTGGACGGGCTGAAGCGCGAGATGGCGCTCTACGATCGCATGGTCGCGCGCACCGGCGTCAACGTCCACATGCTCGTCCTCCAGCCGAACCTCTATCCGGATTACTGGCGCGAGCAGCTCGACTGGGCGGAGCGGATCACCGCGTCCGGCAAGGCGCGCGCCTTCGCGCAGGTCAGCGGGCGCAGCATCGGCGCGCTGCTGAGCTTCTTCGGCACCCACCCGTTCATGGAGCGGCCGGGCTTCCGCGCGGTGAAGGCGCTGCCGCGCGACGCGTGGCTCGATGCGCTCGCCCGGCCCGAGGTGAAGGCCGGCATCCTGGCCGAGACGGATCCCGAAGGCAGCTTCGGCGCCTTCCTGAACGCGCATTGGAACCGCTGCTACGATCTGGGTGAGGAGGGCGATTACGAGCCGGACGAGAGCCGCAACATCGTCGCCCTCGCCGCCGCGCGCGGCACCACCGTGCAGTCCGCCGCCTACGACATGATGCTGGAGACGAGCCGCCATCCGCGCCTGCTGCTGGCCATCAACAATTACGACGACAGCGGGCTGGAGCATCTGCGCGCGCTGATGGAGCGGCCCGGCGCGGTGCTGGGCGCGTCCGATGCGGGCGCGCACGTGATGACGATCTGCGACGGATCGATGAACAGCTTCATGCTGATCCACTGGGGCCGCGATCGCCGGCGCGGGCCTACCCTGCCGGTGGAGACGATCGTGCGGATGATGACCAGCGACACCGCCGGATCGATCGGCATCGGGGATCGCGGCCGCATCGCCGTGGGCCTGCGCGCCGACCTGAACGTCATCGATTTCGAGCGGCTGGCGCTGAGCCCGCCGGCCGTCGTCGACGATCTGCCCACGGGCGCCAGCCGGCTGCTGCAGCAGGTTTCCGGCTATCGCGCCACGATCGTCGCCGGGCAGGTGACGCGCGAGCACGACCGGCCGACCGGCGCGATGCCCGGCCGGCTGCTGCGCCGGCAGTGA
- a CDS encoding VOC family protein produces MKRDLFQQAWFVNDIDASCRQWAEAFGAGPFFMVRHHKTEEFSYRGQDVEADVSYAFGYLGDMMIQFIQQHDDKPSIYRDMYAAGEEGFHHIAYLVSDFAAERQRWLNLGYELATELYADEVNAAYFDTRALNGGFTEIHGDPPHIMGLFAVWRRAHEAWDGTGDPLVELDAIRTYQRADMLPLKTEAAA; encoded by the coding sequence ATGAAGCGCGACCTCTTCCAGCAAGCCTGGTTCGTCAACGACATCGACGCCAGCTGCCGCCAGTGGGCGGAGGCGTTCGGCGCCGGCCCCTTCTTCATGGTGCGCCACCACAAGACCGAGGAGTTCAGCTATCGCGGGCAGGACGTGGAGGCCGACGTCTCCTATGCCTTCGGCTATCTGGGCGACATGATGATCCAGTTCATCCAGCAGCATGACGACAAGCCGTCAATCTATCGCGACATGTACGCGGCCGGCGAGGAGGGCTTCCACCACATCGCCTATCTCGTCTCCGACTTCGCGGCGGAGCGGCAGCGCTGGCTGAACCTGGGCTATGAACTAGCGACCGAATTATACGCCGACGAGGTGAACGCCGCCTATTTCGACACGCGCGCGCTGAACGGCGGCTTCACCGAGATCCACGGCGATCCGCCGCACATCATGGGCCTGTTCGCCGTGTGGCGCCGCGCGCACGAGGCGTGGGACGGCACCGGCGATCCGCTGGTGGAGCTGGACGCCATCCGCACCTATCAGCGCGCCGACATGCTGCCGCTGAAGACGGAAGCGGCGGCATGA